In Spinacia oleracea cultivar Varoflay chromosome 5, BTI_SOV_V1, whole genome shotgun sequence, a single window of DNA contains:
- the LOC110782411 gene encoding RING-H2 finger protein ATL16: MDSSTKLQWQPPPPLQPPPPPPPPSHISSTSDFPIAIALLAIMAVAILLISYYIFVIKCCLNWQNLDPLRRFSISRTPRNDEGSIISFSPMMEPFHHRGLDEFLINNIPSIQYKSATQGGTLAALGGGGGGGGGGSRSFRGCAVCLNKFEEKEMLRVLPRCNHTFHLDCIDVWLLNNASCPLCRSNISGRKTKYPLIAPSSSPQEELIISPNNMFSGSLSMISLNGDDDQDYLVTEESSSSWKLNNNNHNNNFSIMGDECIINVREKDEQFEVQQPIRRSFSMDSVADRGLILQVQEIIRRNHRQLYDNCNNNEVSISLNEECNHNNVGNGRIRRSSFFSFGHGRGSRSSSILPIECDR; encoded by the coding sequence ATGGATTCATCCACCAAACTCCAAtggcaaccaccaccaccactacaaccaccaccaccgccgccaccGCCAAGCCACATTTCATCAACCTCGGATTTCCCTATAGCAATAGCATTATTAGCCATTATGGCAGTAGCCATCCTCCTTATAAGCTACTACATTTTCGTAATCAAGTGTTGCTTAAATTGGCAAAACCTCGACCCTTTACGAAGGTTCTCGATTTCGAGGACCCCACGTAACGACGAGGGGTCCATTATCTCGTTCTCCCCGATGATGGAACCCTTCCATCATCGGGGACTCGACGAGTTTCTCATCAACAACATCCCTTCAATACAATACAAGTCCGCCACCCAAGGCGGCACGTTAGCCGCCCTAGGTGGTGGcggcggcggcggtggtggtggaagTAGAAGTTTTAGAGGTTGCGCCGTATGCTTAAACAAATTCGAGGAGAAAGAAATGCTAAGAGTTCTTCCAAGGTGTAACCACACATTTCACTTAGATTGCATTGATGTTTGGCTCTTAAACAATGCAAGTTGTCCTCTTTGTAGGTCAAATATTTCAGGAAGGAAGACTAAATACCCTCTCATTGCACCGAGTTCTTCGCCTCAAGAAGAACTAATCATCTCCCCTAATAATATGTTTAGTGGGAGTTTAAGCATGATTAGCTTAAACGGGGATGATGATCAAGATTATTTAGTTACTGAAGAATCATCGTCATCGTGGAAgttgaataataataatcataataataacTTCTCCATTATGGGAGATGAGTGTATTATTAATGTAAGGGAGAAAGATGAGCAATTTGAGGTGCAACAACCAATTAGGAGGTCTTTCTCAATGGATTCGGTTGCGGATCGTGGGTTAATCTTGCAAGTTCAAGAGATTATAAGGAGGAATCATAGGCAATTATATGATAATTGTAATAATAATGAGGTTAGTATTAGTTTAAATGAAGAGTGTAACCATAATAATGTTGGTAATGGAAGGATTAGGAGGTCGTCTTTTTTTTCATTTGGTCATGGTCGAGGTTCTAGAAGTTCTTCAATTCTTCCTATTGAGTGTGATCGATGA